Genomic segment of Parageobacillus genomosp. 1:
TCGAAACAGATGCATCACCGTTTAAACGAAATTGCCGAAGATATCTTTTCGCGTTTTAAATGCGAGTTAATCGAAATGGACGGAGAAGAAGATTACATACATTTATTGTTTAAAGCTCCTCCACAAGTTCAGCTTTCTAAATTAATCAACAATTTTAAAACTGTTTCATCTCGATATATTCGTAAAGAATTTCAGAATGAATTGTCGCAGTATTATTGGAAACCATATTTTTGGAGCAACAGTTATATGATTTTCTCAACAGGAGGCGCTTCATTAGAAGTAATTCAACAATATATAGAAGAACAAGATAAACCTTCCCCGACTAACCCCTCCTAATGCTACTCATTATTAGCATGGGAATGCGTCGAGGGTTTTGATTCAAGGGGTATCGTTCCAGGGGGATCGAGACATTATTCCGATGCAAAACAAAAAAGAATTGTCAGATTCGAAACATTTTCAATTCTTTACTAGCTGAACACTTTTTATTCATGATTGGCGTTCTTGAAGAACAGTTAAAACAAAAAACTCCCACCTCTTAATGGAATAGAGGTGGGAGAGGTTCATTTAGCTAACCGAAGTCACTGAAACTGCTTGTTTCACTGGTTTTTTCCAATATTGTTCATTTCCAGGTAAGTCATCAAACCAAGTGGCGTCTTTTGGGCAATCCAAAATCATAAATTTTCCATATTGTTCATCATCTCTTGACTGGTGATATTTCAGATATGCTTTGCCATTTTCGATTGCTAATATTTCAATTTTTCCTGAGGAATGGCTCATAACGAGGCGAACGCGTTTGCCTAATCCCGATGTTCTTGCTTTTGCTTGTTCAACTATTTGATATACTTCTTCCAGCGTTAATACAAAATCGCTATTGCCTGCTACCGGTCTATTAACAAAAAAGTAATATGGTGTTACTCCTGCCCATGAAAGTTTATCTAACAATTGCGCTAACACTTCGGGATCATCATTTATTCCTTTTAAGATAGGAGTTTGATTCACAACGATAACTCCGGCATCATGAAGAGCTTGGAAGGCTTTACGTGCTTCTTCTGTTATTTCACGTGGATGGTTCACATGTGCCATGACATAAATGCGTTTTTCTGGTGTGGAATATTCACGAAACAAATCAAGCAGTTCCTGATCTTCATAAATTCTCATAGGGTTAAAGACAGGCAATTTTGAACCGAAACGGATGATTTTCACATGGTCAATCGCTCGTAATCTTTCTACAATCTGTCTAATTTTTTTTGTTGCCAAAATAAGAGAGTCTCCACCAGTCAATAAAACGTTATTTATTTCAGGAGTTTGTGCAATATATTCTATTCCGGGTGTTACATCTGACATAGCTTCTTGTACATCACTACGAAACAAACGCTTCCGGAAACAAAATCGACAATATGCTCCACAAACCTCTGAAACAATGAGTAATGCAGTCGTTTTATACTTGTGTTGGCATCCTGGCACCACATAGTTGGCCGCCTCATCGGAAGCGTCCCAACTACCATATTCGTTTAATTCTCCTTCATTCGGTATAACCAATTTCTTTATAGGGTCGTTCGGGTCATCCCAATTAATCAGATTAAGATAATACTCATTCACTCTAAATACATATTTGTTAGTGATTTCTTTTAATTTTTCCCGTTCTTCCTTCGGAATTTGTGTGATTTTTTCAATATTTGTAATATACTTCGGTTGTGCCATCATACCACCCTCCTTTTAAAAAAGTTTCTATAAATAAGGCTAACAAAAGTATGGAAGAGATGCAAAGTTTAATCTGAAAAATATATTGTATTCTTTGTGACTTACATTTTTATGAGTTTATCAGAAACAAATCGCATCATCTCTCATAAAAATTCAACAATGAATCCCGCTCGTTCCATCGCACCAGCCGTAGTTTCTGGTCATTTGGAACAATTATGGATAATATATTGTTGCAACCATTTTAGGGACACTTATAGCTTCCTTTAGTTTACAAAACCATTCACGAATAAATGTTTATAGATTTAAGTCAACATTTTGGACACGAAAAAAGTTAAGTTTTATGTTATGCAGTTGTTGTGAATTCATTTTCACGTTATTTTCCAATAAAAAATACAGGCATTACGAAAATCGCAATGCCTCTACCTATGCAGCAGTGAAACAGAAAAATGAATAAGGATAAAATCGTTTCCGGTGATTACCGTCCCCTGCCTCAGAGAGCTTTGAGCGCATCTCGTATTGGTTGATTACCACTAAGGAGTTCAAATGTTTTGTTTTTGGCATTTTCCATATCAAGACAAGATACGATTACTTGTGCAACATCTCCGCGTGGGATATCTCTTCCTGCAATGCTTTCAAAATGCTCAGCGATTTCTACTTTGCCCGTAGGCGGTTCAAAACTTAGATACCCCGGATGAACCAATGGTATATTATTTTTCCGTTAATGAATGGCTATATGTATTCCCTAGCTCATACGCCCGACGGAAAAGACTTTCGTAATGTTTTTGGACTTCCTCTTCGTTTTCCATATCTTCCGCTAACGTATTATACAGAAATGCCACTTCCGACTGAGAAATACCTGTGTAGCCAGCTAAACCAACATTCAAATAATGGGAAATCATCGTATCGAAATTTCTTTTATTAAGACTTTCTTCTGTCTCCCCGACAAGCGGAATCCACAATACCTTTTTGTGCGGGAGACGCGCTCCTCCATAAGCAAAACCATAGTTCCATACCCGGTCTATATATCCTTTTACCATCGCCGGTAATGAATACCACCATAACGGGAAGATGAAGGCTAAGCCATCGTTTCTTTTCAATCTTTCCATTTCTGCATGAACACGTGGAGAATATGTTTTATTAGGGTTGTCCCAGTCAGGTTCATCTTTTTCGTATAACAGCGGATTAAATTCTTCACCGTACAAATCCGCAATTTCCACTTCATGTCCAGCATCTTTTAAGCCTTGAATGAAACGCTCGGCAATCGCAAAAGTAAGGGATTCTCTTCTTGGATGTGAGACAATTGTTAACACTTTCATATAACCATCTCCTAAATGGACAAATGATTTTTTGATGAACTATCTTTAAATTACAATCACCTTTATTTATTATCAAATGATAAACTTCTTATTCCCATAATAAAAGAGTTGAATTAGTTATAACCCAGCTCTTTTACTCTAGTATAACAACCAAACTGCATGGTTTTGCTCATCTGCTGCTGCACGAGGAAAAGCTTCCTTTAATTACAACCGCCTCCCGAATCTCCGCCACCGAAATCCCCACCGCCAATATCGTGACAATCCATTCCGTGATCATGACCACCCCCATAAAAGCCGGTAGAATCGTAATAAGCAGTATTCGTTTCTTTTCGTTTCCTTCCCGTCTGTTTTCTTCTCGAATCGTAGCGGTTGAACATCATGAATAGCCATAAAATAAGGGAAATAATTCCCAACCAAAAATTACCTTCAAAAAATAATATCACACCAACAAACATAAAAGTAAAAGCAAGCAAAAGATTAACAGACAACAAACTCTCCCCTTTAAAATTAGTTTGAAAAGATCACAGAAAATAGGAAGAAAAAACATTATTATATATCTATTCTTATTTTATCATTTTGACTAGGAAAACCCCCACCTCTAATCGGAGCGTAGACAGAGGATGAAGTGAAGTCATTCAATCATACGAAACTTACGATGCTTCGTTTGTCCGCTTCAGCCACGCATATATTGTTTTCACATCTTCCTGATCAAGATCCACCACTTCTCCACGGGCGTCGGTTCCAGGCATGACCGTTGCCGCAATGGTCCCGAGGTGTTTTCGCTTCTGAAACCAGTTAAAAGAAGCTTCCATGGATTGGATACGATTTTTTAACATATACATGGATTTCACGTTGAATAAGCCGCTTCTTAATGCTAGCTGATGAGGTGAGATCGCCCAGCCGGCCTCTTTGTAACTTAAGTAGCCGAAATAAGAAACGATCGGAAGCAATAACAAAAGCAACAGCCCCCATGGACGCAAGAAATAAGCAGCGATACAAACAGGAAGAATCAACACGTATAAAGGACGGGACATGTAGCGGATGCATGCTCGCTTTGGCAAAGCATTGAATTCATGGTGGATGTCATACTCCGGAAGACAGGAAGAAATAACGGAAGCAATCCGTTCTTTCTTTATTAACGGGCAGAGTATAATATTCCCTTGACGGCCATCATCCAATGCCCCGCCTGCATGAATGATATAAACGGAAGCATACCCAAGCCAGCGGCGAATCATGTTTTCCTTTATCACAATCCCTTGAACCCGTGCGACAGGCGTTGTCACTTTTCTTCTTTCCAGCAATCCTCTGGAAATGATGATGTTTTCATCTATTTTTTCCACCGTAAAAAACGCGTACCGCAGCATATTTTGAATAATGGATATAATATAGGCGACAATAAAAATCAATAAAACAGCCATCATCGTATAAAATAAACCATGTGCGAACAGCATCGTTTGCGCATCTTTATACAGTCTTTCATAAGGAATAAGCTCGTCAAATTGGGAAATAAAAAAGAAAATCGCAGCAATAACGCTAAGCGCCCCGCCGCTTGTCACCGCTACTTGAAAAACTTCCCAAAAACTCATCGAAAAAATGATATTTTTCGATTCTTCCTGTAACGGTTGATTGATGGAGACAAAAGAAGACGCGGTATTTTCCGTTTCATCATTCATTGTCTCCTTTGCTTTTCGAATCCAACGTTGAATTTGTTCTGCTTCTTCCCTTGTCACCGCCGTTAATACCACTTCAGCTTCTCCGAACTGATTTCCTGCTGTTTCTATATTGACTTTAACGACTCCTGCCAATCGTTGCAGAAAGCCTTCGGAAATGGAAATGCCTTGAATGCGTTCGAAAGGAATATATCGTTTTTTTCTTACAAACACGCCTTGTTCAATGCGCAATTCCCCTTCTTCCAACCGATAGGTAAACCGAAGCCAAGAAACAATTCCGATCACAATGGTGTATATGACAACGGCCAATGGCACGGCGATATCCCACACCGTGGAAATAGTTCTATTTCCGACTATAATGAGAAGGACCAGCGGAAAAAATGCGTCTTTTAATTGTTTAACAATATTGGCGATGACAGAAATGGGGTGCAGCCGTTTTTTCTCAGACATCGTCATCCGCCACCCTCGCCAATCTAGAAATAGAATAGCGCAATTCCTCTGCTTCCTCTTCATCAAGTGCCGGAATTTCATGCACTGCTGCAGCTGTCGAAATCGTTACGGAAGCCAATTTGTATTTTTTGAACAATGGCCCTTGCTTAGAATCGACGTGTTGCACGCGAATCATTGGGATCAACGTACGCTTTACTGTAAACAAGCCATGTTGAATCTCGATTTCCTGCTCGCGCACTTCATAGCGCCACCGCCGCCAGCGTAATCTTGGGATAAAAAAGAGAAACAGATAACCTTCCCCTATAAATAAAAGAATCAAGATAGGAATAATCCATTTCGGACCGTCAAAAATAATAATCAAGACAGTGGCAGCGGCAAAAACAGCAAAAGAAACAGCCAATCCAATTATTCCGTATATCCGCCACACCGATAACGCTCGTTCGGAGATTTTTTTTCTAGGTTCCCCATTCATGATTTCTCTACCCCCATAAACAAGGACAATCAATTGACGTAATGGTTATACGTATTTAGTATACAGGAAGTTTCCAGATTTAACTATAAAGTAACAGAACTTTTGTTTTTACGTGCCAAATATAGAAATATTTAGTTTAGATCCTCGTTGCAGATGTACAGCCGCTTGAAAAAAGCACATTCCGCCGCTGGTAGATTATGGGCTTGAAAGCCGTTGCGAAATAGATAAACGAAAAGCAGGAGAATGGGCATCGGTCAAGAAAATATTAGGTAGCAACACGTTAAGTGATAACGTAAAAAAACAGAGGAGGAAAACACATGTTTAAAAAGTTCTTAAGTTCCATCGGCATTGGCGCTGCTAGGGTGGATACAAAGCTGTCCAAAACACAATACGCCCCCGGCGAAACGGTAGAGGGAATTGTCGAAATCCATGGAGGAAACGTAGAACAGCAAATTGATGAAATTTACTTGTCATTAGTGACCACCTATATTCGCGAAATCGATGATAAAAAATATCAAGAGAATGCCGTTTTAGAAAAATACAAAGTAACCGGTTCGTTGACGATTCGCCCCAATGAAACAAAAACAATCCCATTTCAATTCGTTCTTCCTTATGACGTCCCAATTACGAAAGGAAAAACAAAAGTTTGGATTCAAACCGGCTTAGATATTAAAATGGCAATCGACCCGCAAGACCGCGATTATATCGAAATCGAGCCGCATCCTCTCGTTGCTGCATTTCTTGAAGCCACCCGCCGCTTAGGTTTCCGTTTGCGCGAAGTGCAATGCGAACAAGCGCCGCGATATTTGCGCAGAAGACTGCCGTTTGTTCAGGAATTTGAATTCAAGCCGACAAGCGGGGCGTTCAAAGGACGATTAGATGAACTCGAAGCGATTTTCTTTGTTTCCGAACATCAAGCCGAAGTCATTTTAGAGATTGACAGAAAAGCCCGCGGTTTAAGCGGCTTGCTCGCGGAATCGCTGAACATGGACGAAACCCTCATCCGCTTTACTTATGATGCTAATGATCTTCCTTCTCTGCCGCAATTATTAATGAATACCATCAGTCGGTACTGCTGAAAGGTAAGAAATCCCTATAAAAAACGACCAACGATGGCGCTGGTCGTTTTTTTATGATTCTAGAACATCGGTTTTTTCATACGAAACTGCACTTTGTTCTATGGACACAATTTTTTGGTAAATGATAGTCTATAATCGCAATATAACCAGTACCTTTATTTTTGTAGTAACGAAATTCTTCTAGTGTTTTAATTTCTAACATAGCACTCCCCCCTTTGAAGATCCATGTTTAAATTTTACTTCCCTAACCGTTCTTTTTCCAAAAGCTCGATAATCCGATCAAGCTTTTCCTCTAGTTGTTGGTGATAGTTTCTTTCTTTTTTCCCTACGTTGCGCACGATAAAAACAATCATCGCTACGAAAGCTACAATGAAGAAACTAACGGCCAATATGTTTACAAACAGCAAAACAAGATCTCCTATACCAAGGTTCATTTTTACTCCTTCTCCTCTCGTTAATTCCGCGGCGCCCATAACATGACGAAAACGCCGATTAGGCAAATAACCGCGCCGATCCAATCATATGTATCAGGGGTTTTATTATCAATTCCCCATCCCCACAAGACGGATAAAATGATAAATACTCCCCCATAAGCTGCGTACACTCTTCCGAACGAGGGGAATTGCTGCAGCGTCGGGATGATGCCGTATAAAATCAAAATGACAGCGCCGATTATTCCATACCATAACGGTTTCCCTTCCCTAAGCCATAGCCAAATAAGATAACCGCCGCCAATTTCTGCTAATCCAGCAAGAACAAACAAGAAAATAGCGTAGACGATTTCTATCACTCCTTTTTCAAAAGGATACAACTTCGACAGAATACCGGCGATGAATCTAGACAACATCACTCTCTTTTTCACGAACAAAAAATATTTTCTGTGGCTATATCATTATTCAAGCATTGGATTATTTCCCATTTTTTAGAATAATTCCGAGTCTATTATAGCAAATCTTTACAAAAACGACTCTATTAAAAATATCCTGCTCGCTAACCAGCAGGCACACGTACGATATCATTTTTTATAAAAAAGCCACAAGGCGCAAAACAATAGTATGATTCCCGCCATTCTTCTCATGTCAAAAGGAATATGCTGCCCGCCAAGCAAACCGAAGTGATCGATGATGGAACTCATCACCAACTGTCCGGCAACAACAGCCATGATGGAAGTAGCGACCCCGACTTTCGGAACGATTAGCACCATGACAAATACATAAAACGCCCCGAGCACCCCACCAAGCAGCTGCCATTTTGGAACGGAAAACATTTGCAGCAAATCCCCTTTTCCAAAAAACAACTGCAATAAAAATAACACGATCGTGCCGATGAGAAAAGAAACGAACGCTCCTTCCATCACGCCGACTCTCTTGCCGAGGCCGCCATTGACGCCAGCCTGCACCGACGTTGCCATTCCCGCCACTATCGCGAGGATCATCCATAGCCATTTCATTGTTATCTCCACTCCCTAAATAATGAAAAAAATTTAACAAATAGTAGACTCATCATAGCTTATGAAGCAAAAGAAAGAATAAGGCCTACTATAAAAGAAAAGAGAACCAGCAGCCAAGACGGCCATTTCCAAATCGTTAATAACGCAAATGCCGCGAGCGCGAGGGAAAAATCAAGCGGCCCTTTCACCGCTTTTGTCCAGACCGGATCATACAACGCTGCCAGCAAAATTCCAACCACCGCGGCGTTAATGCCGCCGAGCGCTGCTTGGAAGCGCGGATGATGGCGCAACCAGTTCCAAAATGGGAACACGCCAATGATTAATAGAAAAGAAGGAAGAAAGATAGCGATCGTAGCCACCGCTGCTCCTTTCCAGCCGAGGCTTGCCATTCCTACGTACGAAGCGAACGTAAACAACGGCCCCGGCACCGCCTGGGCTGCGCCGTATCCCGCGAGAAACTCATCGGCTGTCAACCATCCTGTAGAAACGACTTCCGCCTGCAGCAATGGAAGAACGACATGTCCTCCCCCAAATACTAATGCACCTGAGCGGTAGAAGCTATCGAACAGCGCCACTAATGGGGATTCGGTCAGCACGCGCGCAAGGGGAAGCAAGCCTAGTAAAGCAGCAAACAACAAAAGCAGGATGACCGCTGTTTTTTTACTGACATGAACCGCCAGCGGGGCAGGCTTTGGTGCAGCGGTGCTTCGCAGCCAAAGCGAGCCAGCGATTCCAGCGGCAACAATGATGCCCACCTGGCTGAATACGCTTGGAATGAGCAATGTCCAAATCGCAGCGACAATAGCGATCGAAGCACGAAAACGATCATAGGCAAAATTTTTCGCCATGCCCCAAACCGCTTGCGCCACGACTGCGACCGCGACCACCAGCAGTCCGTGCATCCAATCTGTATCGCTTAATGAAGTGCCTTGTAAAAAATAAGCAAACAAACTAAGTGCGAGTGCAGAAGGAAGGGTAAAACCAAGCCATGCGGCTAGACCGCCACAAAAGCCAGCCCGCATAAACCCAATTCCGATTCCGACTTGGCTGCTCGCGGGTCCGGGAAGAAACTGACAAAGCGCCACTAAATCGGCGTATGTTTTTTCATCCAGCCATTTCCGCCGCTTGACATATTCCTCATGAAAATATCCTAAATGGGCTGCCGGTCCGCCAAACGAAGTCAAGCCAAGGCGAAACGCTGTTTTCCATACTTCCCAAACGGAACCTTTTGGCTGGAACTGTGTTTGTCCTTTTGTATTCAACGGTTTGTTCCTCCTAAATAGATGTTTTCTACTTATACGCTAATGATCATCTCATTATATCTTCATTAAAAAAGAGGCTTCACTTTCTTCGCCGCAACCGAAAGCGCGTCATAGCTTGTTTGTCCTTGACCGAAGCGAGAAGGTTGCCCGTATACGTAAACTGGATTCCAAATTATGTGTTTGGTACCTCCATATTTCCGCTCCTTCCTCTTCCATGCCTACAAACCATACTGTTCCGTTTAAATTTCCGTAACCCAATCAATTACATAAGCACGATTGTATAAGTGTTGGATTTATCATCAACAATCCCCCGATTTCGCTTCTCACTGAATTATTTAGAGAACGGCCATTGCATTTCCTTCTTTTCTTGCTAAAATAATAGATGTTGCTTTTTGCGCCATGTATACCCGTTTTTTTGCATACACCTTAACGATGTAAGGAGAGAAACATATGAACATTAGAACTATCGTCGTCAACGGCATTTTAGCGGCTGTGTACATCGCGGTGACGATGCTGATTCAGCCGTTTGGATTTACTAATGTGCAGTTTCGCGTGTCGGAAATGCTGAATCACCTCGTCGTGTTTAATAAAAAATATTTCTTCGGCATTGTGTTAGGCGTCTTTTTTGCGAACTTGTTTTTCTCGCCGATGGTGGCGTACGATCTCGTTTTCGGGGTCGGACAGTCGGTCATCGCCCTCTTGATCACGATTTTTTCGATGCGGTATGTGAAAAATATATGGGCGCGGATGGCTGTCAATACGGTGGTGTTTACGTTTACGATGTTTTTGATTGCTTGGGAGTTAAAGCTGGCGTTTGACCTGCCATTCCTTTTCACCTGGCTGACGACCGCAGCAGGAGAATTTGTCGTCATGGCGGTTGGCGCACCGATTATGTATGCGGTAAACCAGCGGGCCCATCTGGATAAATTAGTGTAAATATGAAGCGGCAAGGTTTTACCTGCCGCTTTTCTTACGTTAGGCGAATTTGCTCTTGCGTCATAAATTCCGTTGTCGCACCAAGCGCGCCGCCAATCGCAAGACCTATTAATCCACCTTTCATTCGATCGATCCATTCCATCTCTTCCTGCCGTTCTTTCGAAAAGAAACAATATGTGTAGGAAATACTACAATGATACATATATCCCCATTCCTTCAGTCAACACGATTGCTAGCGCGACATAAATAAGCGTTAGCCGTTATGACATTGCTTTTTTGTCTCCGAATAGCACCAATGTGCCGGTGAATCCAGCGGTCATGACAAATAACAACAACGTCGATCAATATATTCCCCCTTATGTGAAATCACTTTGCCGTTTCGATACAGCAATTACCAAATGTTTGTTGCAATAATCCCTAGTAAAATGCCAATAATAGCACTTGATAAAGTGCCAATTAGATAATATTCGGCAAATTGCTTATGCTCAAACTGCTTAAATCGGGTCAGCGTTTTTAGTGCCGCCAAGAATGCGAGTCCCTGTGGCATATCCATCATCATAAAAATCACAATTAATGTCCGTTCTAGCATCCCGATGAGTTGGCCGATTTTGGCTGGAGAATCATGAAAAAATTGTTCCGTTTTAATCGTGGTGATTTCTACTTCTTGCTTTCCGTTATTCTCATGTTTCGTTTTTACTTCGATTTTCTCATCTGATAAACGATAAATCCCTTCTTGTAGCTCATAATTTGGTGCGATTTTCCTTAACAAAATTTCCAGAAAATACCCAGATCCATAAGTGGCTAAAATAAAAATGCATGCAGTAGCTGCCACTTTTTCTTCAAAGGTCTTTCCAAACATGTCTAGAAACGTTGCCGGTTCAAAGATAGCATAAAATGTAAACAAAATAACCAAAAGATGAAGCATTTGGTCCATTATAAATAAAAACGCCTGACTAATAGTTTTATTAAATACCATATCTAATTTTATTTTGCCGTAATCAATGATAAAATGGCAGACGGAAATAAGCACAATAGCTTGTGCCAGCATTAGCAGCCCGGAA
This window contains:
- a CDS encoding DUF4083 family protein, with protein sequence MNLGIGDLVLLFVNILAVSFFIVAFVAMIVFIVRNVGKKERNYHQQLEEKLDRIIELLEKERLGK
- a CDS encoding KamA family radical SAM protein; its protein translation is MAQPKYITNIEKITQIPKEEREKLKEITNKYVFRVNEYYLNLINWDDPNDPIKKLVIPNEGELNEYGSWDASDEAANYVVPGCQHKYKTTALLIVSEVCGAYCRFCFRKRLFRSDVQEAMSDVTPGIEYIAQTPEINNVLLTGGDSLILATKKIRQIVERLRAIDHVKIIRFGSKLPVFNPMRIYEDQELLDLFREYSTPEKRIYVMAHVNHPREITEEARKAFQALHDAGVIVVNQTPILKGINDDPEVLAQLLDKLSWAGVTPYYFFVNRPVAGNSDFVLTLEEVYQIVEQAKARTSGLGKRVRLVMSHSSGKIEILAIENGKAYLKYHQSRDDEQYGKFMILDCPKDATWFDDLPGNEQYWKKPVKQAVSVTSVS
- a CDS encoding NAD(P)H-binding protein codes for the protein MVHPGYLSFEPPTGKVEIAEHFESIAGRDIPRGDVAQVIVSCLDMENAKNKTFELLSGNQPIRDALKAL
- a CDS encoding DUF3307 domain-containing protein, which gives rise to MWIYFYLAHLLGDFIFHSDRPVQERHDQPLSDLGKHLAVHTILMVVAASIVTLETFPSFSLSGLLMLAQAIVLISVCHFIIDYGKIKLDMVFNKTISQAFLFIMDQMLHLLVILFTFYAIFEPATFLDMFGKTFEEKVAATACIFILATYGSGYFLEILLRKIAPNYELQEGIYRLSDEKIEVKTKHENNGKQEVEITTIKTEQFFHDSPAKIGQLIGMLERTLIVIFMMMDMPQGLAFLAALKTLTRFKQFEHKQFAEYYLIGTLSSAIIGILLGIIATNIW
- a CDS encoding DMT family transporter; its protein translation is MKWLWMILAIVAGMATSVQAGVNGGLGKRVGVMEGAFVSFLIGTIVLFLLQLFFGKGDLLQMFSVPKWQLLGGVLGAFYVFVMVLIVPKVGVATSIMAVVAGQLVMSSIIDHFGLLGGQHIPFDMRRMAGIILLFCALWLFYKK
- the tnpA gene encoding IS200/IS605 family transposase, which translates into the protein MYQFDRNRHSVYSLYYHLVVVTKYRKKCISKQMHHRLNEIAEDIFSRFKCELIEMDGEEDYIHLLFKAPPQVQLSKLINNFKTVSSRYIRKEFQNELSQYYWKPYFWSNSYMIFSTGGASLEVIQQYIEEQDKPSPTNPS
- a CDS encoding chromate transporter, coding for MNTKGQTQFQPKGSVWEVWKTAFRLGLTSFGGPAAHLGYFHEEYVKRRKWLDEKTYADLVALCQFLPGPASSQVGIGIGFMRAGFCGGLAAWLGFTLPSALALSLFAYFLQGTSLSDTDWMHGLLVVAVAVVAQAVWGMAKNFAYDRFRASIAIVAAIWTLLIPSVFSQVGIIVAAGIAGSLWLRSTAAPKPAPLAVHVSKKTAVILLLLFAALLGLLPLARVLTESPLVALFDSFYRSGALVFGGGHVVLPLLQAEVVSTGWLTADEFLAGYGAAQAVPGPLFTFASYVGMASLGWKGAAVATIAIFLPSFLLIIGVFPFWNWLRHHPRFQAALGGINAAVVGILLAALYDPVWTKAVKGPLDFSLALAAFALLTIWKWPSWLLVLFSFIVGLILSFAS
- a CDS encoding QueT transporter family protein produces the protein MNIRTIVVNGILAAVYIAVTMLIQPFGFTNVQFRVSEMLNHLVVFNKKYFFGIVLGVFFANLFFSPMVAYDLVFGVGQSVIALLITIFSMRYVKNIWARMAVNTVVFTFTMFLIAWELKLAFDLPFLFTWLTTAAGEFVVMAVGAPIMYAVNQRAHLDKLV
- a CDS encoding NAD(P)H oxidoreductase — its product is MKVLTIVSHPRRESLTFAIAERFIQGLKDAGHEVEIADLYGEEFNPLLYEKDEPDWDNPNKTYSPRVHAEMERLKRNDGLAFIFPLWWYSLPAMVKGYIDRVWNYGFAYGGARLPHKKVLWIPLVGETEESLNKRNFDTMISHYLNVGLAGYTGISQSEVAFLYNTLAEDMENEEEVQKHYESLFRRAYELGNTYSHSLTEK
- a CDS encoding sporulation protein, with amino-acid sequence MFKKFLSSIGIGAARVDTKLSKTQYAPGETVEGIVEIHGGNVEQQIDEIYLSLVTTYIREIDDKKYQENAVLEKYKVTGSLTIRPNETKTIPFQFVLPYDVPITKGKTKVWIQTGLDIKMAIDPQDRDYIEIEPHPLVAAFLEATRRLGFRLREVQCEQAPRYLRRRLPFVQEFEFKPTSGAFKGRLDELEAIFFVSEHQAEVILEIDRKARGLSGLLAESLNMDETLIRFTYDANDLPSLPQLLMNTISRYC
- a CDS encoding PH domain-containing protein, yielding MNGEPRKKISERALSVWRIYGIIGLAVSFAVFAAATVLIIIFDGPKWIIPILILLFIGEGYLFLFFIPRLRWRRWRYEVREQEIEIQHGLFTVKRTLIPMIRVQHVDSKQGPLFKKYKLASVTISTAAAVHEIPALDEEEAEELRYSISRLARVADDDV
- a CDS encoding YnfA family protein; amino-acid sequence: MVYAIFLFVLAGLAEIGGGYLIWLWLREGKPLWYGIIGAVILILYGIIPTLQQFPSFGRVYAAYGGVFIILSVLWGWGIDNKTPDTYDWIGAVICLIGVFVMLWAPRN
- a CDS encoding PH domain-containing protein, with protein sequence MSEKKRLHPISVIANIVKQLKDAFFPLVLLIIVGNRTISTVWDIAVPLAVVIYTIVIGIVSWLRFTYRLEEGELRIEQGVFVRKKRYIPFERIQGISISEGFLQRLAGVVKVNIETAGNQFGEAEVVLTAVTREEAEQIQRWIRKAKETMNDETENTASSFVSINQPLQEESKNIIFSMSFWEVFQVAVTSGGALSVIAAIFFFISQFDELIPYERLYKDAQTMLFAHGLFYTMMAVLLIFIVAYIISIIQNMLRYAFFTVEKIDENIIISRGLLERRKVTTPVARVQGIVIKENMIRRWLGYASVYIIHAGGALDDGRQGNIILCPLIKKERIASVISSCLPEYDIHHEFNALPKRACIRYMSRPLYVLILPVCIAAYFLRPWGLLLLLLLPIVSYFGYLSYKEAGWAISPHQLALRSGLFNVKSMYMLKNRIQSMEASFNWFQKRKHLGTIAATVMPGTDARGEVVDLDQEDVKTIYAWLKRTNEAS